The DNA segment ATATTGATGGTTGGGAACAAAATAGCCAAGCGCTACGTATTGATTTGGTTCTTAGTAATCAAACGATGGTGGTAAAGCAGCATCAGGTGATTTTTAATAACGATTTTTATCCGGTTGTATCGGATCACTTTGGGGTTCTGGTGGAAGTAGACATTATTTAATGTCTACTCATAGGCTAAACCTTAGTATCTGCCCCATGAACCCACGGGCGATATTACTAATGTTTGAAGTTCCAAGGCAGGAGTGCATTGATATCAGGTTCTGCTTTCGCTAGCTCTTTCATGCACTTGACTATGTAGTCGTAAAGGATAAGGCCGTTGGCTTTCGCTGTCTCGACGATGCTGTAAAGCATCGCGCTCGCTTCAGCGCCATTTGCAGTTGTCGAGAACAGCCAATTTTTTCTGCCAATAACCAGCGGCTTAATTGCACGTTCAACGCGCCATCAAAGACCTCAAATTAAGCTCGCTTTTCCTACGCGACAACAATACAAAGCCCACCTCTTACGGTGGGCTTATAAGCCGCAATTTTTATTTGCGAGATGGTTTACGCGCTTTCACCATCCCTTGCTCGGCCGCTTTCTCTTGCTTCAACTTACGTTTTTCTTTCAAGCTTAACTGGGGTTGCTTCTTGTCTTTTTTACTCATGACTTCACCTCTATTTTACTGACATAACATACAGCTACACACCAGATGCGGTGTCGGTGGCTATGATTGATGAATGATTTCGGTAATCACAAAGCAGCGGCGCTGGTTGAATATCTCGAGTTCTAAGACATCATCCTGAGAACGTCCCAACAATCGGGAACCTAAGTACGAGTCAACAGCTAGCATCCCCGCAAGAGGTTGGCTCTTACGTGAATCAACTAACGTCATGCGATATTGATATGAGCGGTCAAGATCCACTAAGCGAACGGTGTCGCCAATCGCAATTCGGGCTAAGTTGCGACACTGGGTTTGCTGTTCGTAAGCTTCAAACAGCGACAATAATCTTAGTGGTGATTGATAGGTTAAAAAGCGACTGGTTAACCACCAAGTTCGCAGCGCCAAGCAGTACGCAGTGAACCAACGTTCAAACATGATATTTTCCTTCTTAATGCCTTGTCTTACAGATAATTGCAGTGCATTGAACCGGAAGTGCGTCACCTCCGGCTTAGTTCAGGAAAATCGTCACCATGTTTTCTAACCTCGTATGATTGGAAAGCTCTATAGCACTATAGCGAGCAGGAAAAAGAAAGCAAAAGCACTCAAGCGAACAAAATGGCAAGAAAAACAGAAAAGGGAAACAAAATGGTGCCGCTACTCAAGCCTCTGGCAGTTAGTAGCAGAAAAGCCAAAGTCTTAGCATAAAGTGGTGATTTTCATACCACCAAGAAACAAAAAAAGCAGCGATGGGTGCAAGCTATTTCGCTTTGTGTGATCGAACTAGGTTGTCAGATGATTACTGTGCAGTTCAAATAAGCGCCATCACGCCCTAAAAACAAAAAGGCTTGAATATATTTTTGTCTAAGCCTTTTGCCAATCCCGAAACAAAGCCATATTGGTTGCCTTTCTCTGATGTTGAAAGGGTTTCAGAGGATTTCATGGCTAATCGAATTGATGATATTGATGAGTCTAATTCGGATTTGGTCAACCCAGATGCTTTTCTCTCAGATATTACGTTACGGCTTGTGGTCCGTTATGCAATAAATTTTCTAATGCCATTTTCGAATCGAGAAGTAAGTTATGAGTAAAAAGCGGTTGTCAGAAAAAGACCTTTTAGAGGGATTAACAAGTCATACAGCACACTCGGATGAACTCGCGGCTACAAGTGAAAAAGATTGGGGTCTATTCGGAAGATGCTGATAAGGCGGATAGCGATTTTCTAGTTGAACGACGTGACGTTTTTGACTCTTCCTGAATTGAATTTGAGGAAGATGAACAAGATTAAGCAAACAGAAAACTCCCCAGACATTAACGTTGATATTGATGTTCTGTGAACCAGCATGTTTGTGTTTCGGAATTAATC comes from the Vibrio gangliei genome and includes:
- a CDS encoding GreA/GreB family elongation factor; translated protein: MFERWFTAYCLALRTWWLTSRFLTYQSPLRLLSLFEAYEQQTQCRNLARIAIGDTVRLVDLDRSYQYRMTLVDSRKSQPLAGMLAVDSYLGSRLLGRSQDDVLELEIFNQRRCFVITEIIHQS